One window of Etheostoma spectabile isolate EspeVRDwgs_2016 chromosome 6, UIUC_Espe_1.0, whole genome shotgun sequence genomic DNA carries:
- the has2 gene encoding hyaluronan synthase 2 codes for MRCQRVLTYLRICGTTMFGVSLLVGISTAYIMGYQFFTTTRNYVSFGLYGAILVVHLIIQSLFALLEHRNMRRSLETPIKLNKSLALCIAAYQEDPNYLRKCLVSVRRLTYPGIKVIMVIDGNTDDDLYMMEIFKEIMGWEASATYVWRSNYHSRGPEETDEGYAESLQQVSRLVLNNKCVCIMQKWGGKREVMYTAFKALGRSMDYVQVCDSDTMLDPASSVEMVKVLEEDPMVGGVGGDVQILNKYESWVSFLSSVRYWMAFNIERACQSYFGCVQCISGPLGMYRNSLLHEFLEDWYNQTFMGSHCSFGDDRHLTNRVLSLGYSTKYTARSKCLTETPITYLRWLNQQTRWSKSYFREWLYNSMWFHKHHLWMTYEAVITGFFPFFLIATAIQLFYQGRLWNILLFLLIVQAVALIKASFASCLRGNIVMVFMSFYSVLYMSSLLPAKMFAIATINKSGWGTSGRKTVVTNFIGLIPISVWFTILFIGIIYTVVLQTRKPFPESEKIVLVIGAVVYASYWVILLTLYTVLINKCGKRKKETDYDMVLDV; via the exons ATGAGATGTCAGAGAGTCCTCACCTACCTGCGGATATGTGGGACAACCATGTTTGGCGTGTCACTCCTAGTGGGCATCTCCACAGCCTACATCATGGGCTACCAGTTCTTCACCACAACCCGCAATTACGTATCTTTTGGGCTGTACGGCGCCATTTTGGTCGTCCACCTCATTATACAGAGCCTCTTTGCGCTCTTAGAACATCGGAACATGCGGCGGTCCTTGGAGACGCcaatcaaactgaataaatccttGGCGTTGTGCATTGCGGCGTATCAAGAGGACCCAAACTACTTGAGGAAATGCCTGGTGTCGGTGAGGAGGCTGACGTACCCGGGGATCAAAGTGATCATGGTGATCGACGGGAACACAGACGATGACTTGTACATGATGGAGATTTTTAAAGAGATCATGGGATGGGAAGCATCGGCCACATACGTGTGGCGGAGTAACTATCACAGCAGAGGGCCCGAGGAGACGGATGAAGGCTACGCCGAGAGCCTTCAGCAGGTCTCCAGGCTGGTGCTGAAcaacaagtgtgtgtgcatcatgCAGAAGTGGGGAGGAAAGCGAGAGGTCATGTATACAGCCTTCAAAGCACTAGGGAGGAGCATGGACTATGTGCAG GTGTGTGACTCTGACACTATGTTGGATCCAGCATCATCGGTGGAGATGGTGAAGGTTCTGGAAGAAGACCCTATGGTGGGAGGCGTTGGAGGAGATGTGCAG ATCCTAAACAAGTATGAGTCGTGGGTCTCCTTCCTGAGCAGTGTTCGGTATTGGATGGCCTTCAACATTGAGCGGGCTTGCCAGTCCTACTTTGGTTGCGTGCAGTGCATCAGTGGACCTTTAGGAATGTATCGAAATTCGCTCCTGCACGAGTTCCTTGAGGACTGGTACAATCAGACTTTCATGGGATCGCACTGCAGTTTTGGAGATGACCGCCATCTCACAAACAGAGTTCTAAGCCTCGGGTATTCAACCAAATATACTGCTCGATCAAAGTGTCTTACCGAGACGCCAATCACATACCTGCGGTGGCTCAATCAACAGACTCGATGGAGTAAGTCATATTTCAGAGAATGGCTATACAACTCAATGTGGTTCCACAAACACCATCTATGGATGACTTATGAGGCTGTGATCACAGGTTTCTTCCCGTTTTTCCTCATAGCCACTGCTATCCAACTCTTCTACCAAGGAAGGCTCTGGAATATTCTGTTGTTTCTGCTCATTGTGCAGGCGGTGGCGTTGATCAAGGCCTCATTTGCCAGCTGCCTCAGAGGTAACATTGTCATGGTGTTCATGTCGTTTTACTCTGTGCTGTACATGTCAAGCCTGTTGCCAGCCAAAATGTTTGCAATAGCAACAATCAACAAGTCTGGATGGGGGACCTCTGGGAGGAAAACGGTGGTGACAAACTTCATTGGTCTGATTCCTATATCAGTTTGGTTCACCATCCTCTTCATTGGGATTATCTACACAGTTGTCCTTCAGACTAGAAAACCCTTTCCTGAATCAGAGAAGATTGTTCTGGTCATAGGAGCAGTCGTCTATGCCAGTTACTGGGTAATACTGTTAACGTTGTATACAGTGCTCATAAACAAGTGtgggaagaggaagaaggaaacaGACTACGATATGGTACTGGATGTATGA